From Mycoplasmopsis mustelae, one genomic window encodes:
- the mgtE gene encoding magnesium transporter yields MQNDLRQINIENLVKLLQNLIDKKNVKKIRELEEETPIADFAKAVEKLESQKQIYLLRILKTDEAAEVFSFLDENIKIHLVSLFTDELGIKVLQEIETDELAELIEELPANLTRKILSQTPKEKREKINQILSYSDEQVGSYMSVDISILQDTWTCKRAITKIRRDYKQNILMGYNFYVVDNQGKLLGDVTLEELVFSDEDILLSDVYSAVTSLKPTDDKEYAAQIFSEHDKSTLPVVTSDNRLIGMITSDDIIDIIQDEATEDIYKMAGINPQAAEENYLKTTIRSIVRSRVLWLIILMISATMSQFIIQEFTDLSENFINGLGITVSTAVIVSLIPIISGAAGNAGSQSSTTITRAAALGDFNSKQYKKVIFKEMNVGLIIGSIMFIVNVARLYIYYAIPYFRREVGNWGTLSFIIIASSLSLWFVVIFAKFLGTTIPLFAIKLKKDPAVMSAPILATLSDAIATLIFFGLNLFVLWAAHASGVLESKITTTQPMLEKVVRMYEILNQQLIQPVGISL; encoded by the coding sequence ATGCAAAACGATTTAAGACAAATTAATATTGAAAATCTTGTAAAATTACTCCAGAATCTAATTGATAAAAAAAATGTTAAAAAAATTCGGGAACTAGAAGAAGAAACACCTATCGCTGATTTTGCTAAAGCAGTTGAAAAATTAGAATCTCAAAAACAAATTTATTTGCTTAGAATTTTAAAAACCGATGAAGCTGCCGAAGTTTTCTCTTTCTTAGACGAAAACATTAAAATTCATTTAGTTAGTTTATTTACCGATGAATTAGGTATTAAAGTTCTACAAGAAATTGAAACCGACGAACTAGCTGAGTTAATCGAAGAACTTCCCGCTAATTTAACACGCAAAATTCTTTCACAAACACCAAAAGAAAAAAGAGAAAAAATCAACCAAATTTTATCATATAGCGATGAGCAAGTCGGTAGTTATATGAGCGTTGATATTTCTATTTTGCAAGATACATGAACCTGTAAACGAGCAATCACTAAAATCCGCCGTGATTACAAACAAAATATTTTAATGGGTTATAATTTTTATGTTGTTGATAATCAAGGTAAATTGTTAGGTGATGTTACTTTAGAGGAATTAGTATTTAGTGATGAAGACATCTTACTTTCAGATGTTTATAGTGCCGTTACAAGTTTAAAACCTACTGATGATAAAGAATATGCAGCCCAAATTTTCTCCGAACATGATAAATCAACTCTACCGGTTGTTACGTCTGACAACAGACTAATTGGTATGATTACATCTGACGATATTATTGATATTATTCAAGATGAAGCAACTGAAGATATTTATAAAATGGCTGGAATTAACCCACAAGCAGCGGAAGAAAATTATTTAAAAACCACAATTCGTAGTATTGTTAGATCTCGCGTCTTATGATTAATTATTTTAATGATTTCTGCCACAATGTCACAATTTATTATTCAAGAATTTACTGATTTAAGCGAAAACTTTATTAACGGTTTAGGAATTACAGTTTCAACCGCCGTTATTGTTTCATTGATACCAATTATAAGTGGTGCCGCCGGAAATGCCGGATCACAATCCTCAACCACTATCACGCGCGCGGCGGCTTTAGGCGATTTTAATAGCAAACAATACAAAAAAGTCATTTTTAAAGAAATGAATGTTGGTTTAATTATTGGCTCTATAATGTTTATTGTCAATGTAGCTCGTTTATATATTTATTATGCAATCCCATATTTTAGACGCGAAGTCGGTAACTGAGGAACTTTATCTTTTATTATTATTGCGAGTTCGCTTTCGTTGTGATTTGTTGTTATATTTGCTAAATTTTTAGGAACTACCATCCCTCTTTTTGCAATTAAACTTAAAAAAGACCCCGCAGTGATGTCTGCACCAATTCTTGCTACACTTTCTGACGCAATTGCAACTTTAATCTTCTTTGGTTTAAATTTATTCGTTTTATGAGCAGCGCACGCATCCGGTGTTTTAGAAAGCAAAATAACTACAACACAACCAATGTTAGAAAAGGTCGTAAGGATGTATGAAATATTGAATCAACAGCTTATTCAACCAGTAGGTATTAGTCTTTAG
- the pgsA gene encoding CDP-diacylglycerol--glycerol-3-phosphate 3-phosphatidyltransferase produces MQFLKTLNIPNKLTLLRIILVIPIIILATINTIIFHQSELILNEKLNSPTAVTFFISNILFFLIFIIAMITDYFDGKIARSKNLITPFGKLWDPLADKMITTTALIYLTAISYTPIWSTLLFILRDLIVDGCRGLLIKNNKEVAANYWGKLKTMLMSIAIPIILLFLIIAQPLASIKFDYWIIMILNIPLFIAQFFSLFSGLIYIKSTWKFML; encoded by the coding sequence ATGCAATTTCTAAAAACTTTAAATATTCCAAATAAACTAACTTTATTGAGAATTATTTTAGTTATTCCGATAATTATTTTAGCTACAATTAACACCATTATTTTTCATCAAAGCGAGCTCATTTTAAACGAAAAATTGAATTCTCCAACTGCCGTCACTTTTTTTATTTCTAACATTTTATTTTTTTTAATTTTTATTATCGCAATGATTACGGATTATTTTGATGGAAAAATAGCGAGAAGTAAGAATCTTATAACTCCATTCGGAAAATTATGAGATCCATTAGCTGATAAAATGATTACTACTACAGCCCTAATTTATCTAACTGCCATCTCTTACACACCAATTTGATCTACTCTACTATTTATTCTCCGAGATTTAATTGTTGATGGATGTCGTGGATTATTAATTAAAAATAATAAAGAAGTTGCGGCAAACTACTGAGGGAAATTAAAAACTATGCTTATGAGCATTGCTATCCCAATTATCTTATTATTTTTAATAATTGCACAACCGTTAGCATCAATTAAATTTGATTATTGAATAATTATGATTTTGAATATTCCATTATTTATAGCACAATTCTTCTCTCTATTTTCTGGTCTTATTTATATAAAATCAACTTGAAAGTTTATGTTATAG
- a CDS encoding diadenylate cyclase, which yields MDIILIVLVVLVSTAILMLLIIGIFILWPYLHNLFSLKLKRTKYDKLGKSSQIRLINQLRETVEYLSKNKIGALITIEGSENIDNLRTDGVVLDANISSSLLISIFNKTSPLHDGAVVIRDNKIYYASTFYKITRKSVNSDYGSRHRAAIGISEQTDAVTIVVSEENGGVKILKKNTIQNIEINEFQEQLIKYLKE from the coding sequence ATGGACATAATTTTGATTGTATTAGTTGTTTTAGTTTCAACAGCGATATTAATGTTATTGATTATCGGAATATTTATTTTATGGCCTTATTTACATAATTTATTTTCTTTAAAATTAAAGAGGACTAAATATGATAAATTAGGTAAAAGTAGTCAAATTCGTTTAATTAACCAGTTGCGAGAAACTGTAGAATATTTATCCAAAAATAAAATCGGTGCACTGATAACCATTGAAGGAAGTGAAAATATTGACAACCTCCGCACAGATGGTGTTGTATTAGATGCAAACATTTCTAGCTCGTTATTAATCTCCATTTTTAACAAAACTTCTCCATTACATGATGGAGCAGTAGTTATTCGTGATAATAAGATTTATTATGCTTCTACTTTTTATAAGATTACTCGTAAATCTGTTAATTCAGATTATGGTTCAAGACATCGCGCCGCTATAGGTATTTCCGAACAAACAGACGCCGTTACAATAGTAGTTTCTGAAGAAAACGGTGGTGTAAAAATACTTAAAAAAAATACAATTCAAAATATTGAAATCAATGAATTCCAAGAACAATTAATCAAATATCTTAAGGAGTAA
- a CDS encoding S1 domain-containing protein, whose product MKYKNGDIVVAKVHSIGLKYVNLWTKNATKFLILHEEVSDFKGKKIYDIFKIGDIVNFVCLSFNEEKNEGYGSYKLNHHRELKTKFSYKLKETPNGFNNLINFFNGEINDCQKECCIDNKTVCQK is encoded by the coding sequence ATGAAATATAAAAATGGCGATATTGTCGTGGCAAAAGTTCATAGTATAGGTCTAAAATATGTAAATTTATGGACCAAGAATGCGACAAAATTTTTAATTTTACATGAAGAAGTATCAGATTTTAAAGGAAAAAAAATTTACGATATTTTTAAAATAGGAGATATCGTAAATTTTGTATGTCTTTCATTTAATGAAGAAAAAAATGAGGGTTATGGAAGTTATAAACTTAACCACCACCGTGAATTAAAAACAAAATTTTCGTATAAATTGAAAGAAACTCCTAACGGTTTCAATAACTTAATTAATTTCTTTAACGGTGAAATTAATGATTGTCAAAAAGAATGTTGCATTGATAATAAAACTGTATGTCAAAAATAA
- a CDS encoding replication initiation and membrane attachment family protein gives MDTQNSLYKLDFNNFAISKNFNISQDDLHNLHQFYGTFLGPISVCLYEYLLDLSSGEKYKVIEYDFRTLALFLNVHEDELNLARTRLEGAGLLNTYKDNKRAFSIFEILRPQTPENIQKNPFLTDLIVSKIGRINFERFIKSRKSKISTTYYNSEYEDVTFDFFTVFPQTDKLEQKQRQKEILMTAGAASINKQEINHYTQKHNIAIPLIIGNVKYSNTYEAIYKLTPEMFFKQLNDSEINSVDEIMIKNWSDQIPDSKALNLIMYIARKKFRSEKWKKNVWTTIMEVISQNLYKFEDVEKYLDGLLRGSKKYVNIFEEKSILKNAFFNK, from the coding sequence ATGGATACCCAAAATTCACTTTATAAACTAGATTTTAATAATTTTGCTATATCAAAAAATTTTAATATTTCTCAAGATGATTTACATAATTTGCACCAATTTTATGGGACTTTTTTAGGTCCGATTTCAGTGTGCTTATATGAATATCTTTTAGATTTATCATCAGGTGAAAAATACAAAGTTATTGAATATGATTTTCGAACTTTGGCACTATTTTTAAACGTTCATGAAGATGAACTTAATTTAGCGCGCACTCGTTTAGAGGGTGCAGGGTTATTAAATACATATAAAGATAATAAGCGTGCATTTAGTATTTTTGAAATTCTCAGACCCCAAACACCAGAGAATATTCAAAAAAATCCATTTTTAACCGATTTAATTGTAAGTAAGATTGGCCGCATAAATTTTGAGCGTTTTATTAAATCTCGTAAATCTAAAATTTCAACCACATATTATAATAGTGAATATGAAGACGTGACATTTGATTTTTTTACAGTTTTCCCACAAACTGATAAATTAGAACAAAAACAACGTCAAAAAGAAATTCTAATGACTGCTGGTGCTGCTTCTATCAATAAACAAGAAATAAATCACTACACTCAAAAGCACAATATTGCAATTCCATTAATAATTGGTAATGTAAAGTATTCAAATACATATGAAGCTATTTATAAATTAACCCCAGAAATGTTTTTTAAACAATTAAATGATAGTGAAATTAATTCAGTTGATGAAATTATGATAAAGAATTGAAGCGACCAGATTCCAGATAGTAAAGCATTAAATTTAATTATGTATATTGCAAGAAAAAAATTCAGAAGCGAAAAGTGAAAAAAGAATGTTTGAACTACTATAATGGAAGTAATCTCACAAAATTTATATAAATTTGAGGATGTTGAAAAATATCTTGACGGACTACTTAGGGGAAGTAAAAAATATGTGAATATTTTTGAAGAAAAATCAATATTAAAGAACGCCTTTTTTAATAAATAA
- the fmt gene encoding methionyl-tRNA formyltransferase: protein MKIILAGTPEFAIKPFEAIIKNFNVVAIVSQPDRPAKRGYKLQPTATKLLAQKYQIPLYQPEKIGDIYQELQNLNADILLTCAFGQYIPMKVLKLPKIASINIHGSLLPKYRGAAPIQHSLLNNDSVTGLSLIYMTKEFDAGDILFEAEIDINQRDTSDSLFKKLSQLAAENIVEWLNKISKNEIQPKKQDTKLVVLSPKLDKADALLTFQLTKQEAFNKIRAFSSNPGAYIMYQNRRLKVFYAYYEPIKNAIELKFSDGSLYASDYQFESKKRVILK, encoded by the coding sequence ATGAAAATTATTTTAGCCGGAACACCAGAATTTGCTATTAAACCTTTTGAGGCAATTATTAAAAATTTCAATGTTGTTGCGATCGTTAGTCAACCAGACAGGCCAGCAAAAAGAGGGTACAAGTTGCAACCAACAGCAACTAAACTTTTGGCACAAAAATATCAAATCCCTTTATATCAACCTGAGAAAATAGGTGATATTTATCAAGAATTGCAAAATTTAAATGCAGACATTTTATTAACATGCGCTTTTGGTCAATATATACCTATGAAAGTACTCAAATTACCTAAAATAGCATCAATAAATATTCATGGTTCTTTACTACCTAAATATCGTGGAGCAGCTCCAATTCAACATAGTTTGCTTAATAATGATTCTGTGACCGGGCTTTCTCTGATATATATGACTAAAGAATTTGACGCAGGTGATATTTTGTTTGAAGCTGAAATTGATATAAATCAACGTGATACATCAGATTCTTTATTTAAGAAGCTTTCACAATTAGCAGCAGAAAATATTGTTGAATGATTAAATAAAATTTCAAAAAATGAAATTCAACCAAAAAAACAAGATACCAAATTAGTGGTTTTATCCCCTAAATTAGATAAAGCTGATGCATTGCTAACTTTTCAATTAACTAAACAAGAAGCATTTAATAAAATTCGTGCCTTTAGTAGTAATCCTGGTGCATATATTATGTATCAAAACAGACGTTTAAAAGTTTTTTATGCATATTATGAACCAATAAAAAACGCAATAGAATTAAAATTTAGTGACGGGAGTTTATACGCAAGTGACTATCAATTTGAATCTAAAAAACGAGTCATTTTAAAATAA
- a CDS encoding dephospho-CoA kinase has translation MTQKTYFKKIAIVGKIASGKSYFLATLKNLGYHTINLDEYISNLYQKDVNLIALLKNQIGDFLIKNNQISKNILKKWLFEDLKHIDVFEKVLYPYLKQKLQQETYDFIEIPVLNTINEDFSVLFDEVWNLTICPKKRKEFVNLRFGENLEFKKLDRLNNYKWNKNELFRGLKVVNIPMRSRDNTEKIIKILEKLK, from the coding sequence ATGACTCAAAAAACTTATTTTAAAAAAATAGCAATAGTAGGTAAAATTGCCAGTGGTAAAAGTTATTTTTTAGCTACTTTAAAAAATTTAGGTTATCACACTATTAATTTAGATGAATACATTTCAAATTTATATCAAAAAGATGTTAATTTAATTGCATTATTAAAGAATCAAATAGGTGATTTTTTAATAAAAAACAACCAAATTTCTAAAAATATTTTAAAAAAATGGTTGTTTGAAGATTTGAAACATATTGATGTATTTGAAAAAGTTTTATATCCATATTTAAAGCAAAAACTCCAACAAGAAACTTATGATTTTATTGAAATTCCAGTTTTAAATACTATAAATGAAGATTTTAGTGTTTTGTTTGATGAAGTATGGAATTTAACTATATGTCCTAAAAAACGCAAAGAGTTTGTTAATTTAAGGTTTGGGGAAAACTTGGAATTTAAGAAATTAGATCGTTTAAATAACTATAAATGAAATAAAAACGAACTTTTCAGAGGTCTAAAGGTTGTGAATATCCCAATGAGAAGTCGTGATAATACAGAAAAAATCATAAAAATTTTAGAAAAATTAAAATAA
- a CDS encoding ATP-binding protein, giving the protein MNIETKNIKSFHNPKISFKKIPKKEAVIKKVRENEILRPILEKLEFTDQEIMDSFANLVDYVNEVKNSENELFLTNIKRGYNDQIIFSKYLNPNSPHANEFKIANNLKLKYITSTTTKKLLNEIQSNSNSESGFRDLMQANNLKLIFNNQFKNFTLVGSSTSSRSLMLSALANQIATMDKTVAYLNINDLDTEIKSYLNKSNTQLEIRELIDSMLKLDVIILDEFGYKKFSNWFLEIFLDPLLSECIINKKTVIFGSYYRAFILFKHYFFRESKSNNPEKFEKNTMHQKLITNFKKIMCSYTDEYLDRTFANEVWIGNKEDR; this is encoded by the coding sequence ATGAATATAGAAACAAAAAATATAAAATCATTTCATAACCCTAAAATAAGTTTCAAAAAGATTCCAAAAAAAGAAGCAGTAATAAAAAAAGTCCGTGAGAATGAAATATTAAGACCCATTCTTGAAAAATTAGAATTTACAGATCAAGAGATTATGGATTCCTTTGCTAATTTAGTTGACTATGTTAATGAAGTAAAAAATAGCGAAAATGAATTATTTTTAACTAATATTAAACGTGGATATAATGATCAAATTATTTTTAGTAAATATTTAAATCCTAATTCGCCACATGCAAATGAATTTAAAATTGCAAATAACTTAAAACTAAAATATATTACCTCCACTACCACAAAAAAACTTTTAAATGAAATTCAAAGCAATAGCAATAGTGAATCAGGTTTTCGTGATTTGATGCAAGCTAACAATTTAAAATTAATTTTTAACAATCAGTTCAAAAATTTTACATTAGTAGGTTCATCAACCAGTTCGAGAAGTTTAATGCTTTCTGCGTTAGCAAATCAGATCGCCACTATGGATAAAACCGTTGCATATTTAAATATTAATGATTTAGATACTGAAATTAAATCATATTTAAATAAATCTAATACACAATTAGAAATTCGTGAATTAATTGATAGTATGTTAAAATTAGATGTCATTATTTTAGATGAATTTGGATATAAAAAGTTTTCGAATTGATTTTTAGAAATATTTTTAGATCCCTTGTTAAGTGAATGTATTATTAATAAAAAAACTGTTATTTTTGGTTCATATTATCGTGCTTTTATTTTATTTAAGCATTATTTTTTCAGGGAAAGCAAGTCTAATAACCCGGAAAAATTTGAAAAAAATACAATGCATCAAAAACTAATAACTAATTTTAAAAAAATAATGTGCTCATATACTGATGAATATTTAGATCGAACATTTGCAAACGAAGTTTGAATCGGCAACAAGGAAGACAGATAA
- a CDS encoding MHJ_0274 family protein, producing the protein MILNYQESTGTSSPFGGISGGNIALWIILGVIFVLLLGYFLFQYIKSRIERKRTKAATAEFKKNSKIYWYETTVKINKLIQLNRKTHSEFVVSIGKLKMSQINNTTKNILDDLLDEYEFKNFIIQNPSFTKEVQEIERLRDLNSNLWDKKIPNLLSDFEKNIKLAKEELEEVQRTSFFELKSQEEIEATFEETYNKKLYQ; encoded by the coding sequence ATGATTTTAAATTATCAAGAATCAACCGGTACTAGTAGTCCTTTTGGCGGAATTAGCGGCGGAAATATCGCGCTATGAATAATTTTAGGGGTAATTTTTGTTTTATTACTTGGATATTTTTTATTCCAATATATCAAAAGTCGTATAGAACGTAAAAGAACTAAGGCCGCTACGGCTGAATTTAAAAAAAATTCTAAAATTTATTGGTATGAAACAACAGTCAAAATTAATAAATTAATTCAATTAAATCGCAAAACACACTCTGAGTTTGTTGTAAGTATTGGTAAATTAAAAATGTCTCAAATTAATAATACAACAAAAAATATATTAGATGATTTATTAGATGAATATGAATTTAAGAACTTTATCATCCAAAATCCAAGCTTTACTAAAGAAGTTCAAGAAATAGAAAGATTACGTGATTTAAATTCAAATTTATGAGATAAAAAAATCCCAAATTTACTATCAGACTTTGAAAAAAACATTAAATTAGCTAAAGAAGAATTAGAAGAAGTACAGCGCACTAGTTTCTTTGAATTGAAATCACAAGAAGAAATTGAAGCGACTTTTGAAGAAACATATAATAAAAAACTTTACCAATAA
- a CDS encoding 5'-3' exonuclease — MNKNLVIDGNYLIFQSFYASYRGDTSAILRSSNGFPTNAIQLFLMQMIKLIRYIKPTHLFIAFDAPGKTKRHLEYQEYKSGRARSPDELYLQVEKIKQILTELNISWKQQRGDEADDLIATYVKKLPGEKFVFSADKDLLQLVDSKTTILQRKKDDYLHITLDNFYDLFSMQPNQITSYKGLKGDSSDNLPGIKGIGDKTAIKLLEDFGNFENIHTNIANSNYSKGIKEKILSGYQVGKMCFELSKLNTNVFDFDTNADSYLIKLNLNNANKTLEELQMHTVIKWLKKLILKK, encoded by the coding sequence ATGAATAAAAATTTAGTTATTGATGGAAATTATTTAATTTTTCAATCCTTTTATGCTTCATATCGAGGTGATACTAGTGCAATTTTACGCAGTTCAAATGGTTTTCCAACTAACGCAATTCAATTATTTTTAATGCAGATGATTAAACTAATTCGATATATTAAACCTACACACTTATTTATCGCTTTTGATGCACCCGGCAAAACAAAACGTCATCTAGAATATCAAGAATATAAATCTGGTCGCGCCAGATCGCCCGATGAACTATATTTACAAGTTGAAAAAATCAAACAAATATTAACTGAATTAAATATTTCTTGAAAGCAACAAAGAGGTGATGAAGCTGACGATTTAATTGCAACTTATGTCAAAAAGCTTCCTGGTGAAAAATTTGTTTTTTCAGCAGACAAAGATTTATTACAATTAGTTGATTCAAAAACCACTATTTTACAACGCAAAAAAGACGATTATTTACATATAACATTAGACAATTTTTACGATTTATTTAGTATGCAACCAAATCAAATTACCTCATATAAAGGTTTAAAAGGAGATAGTTCTGATAATTTACCAGGAATTAAAGGGATTGGTGATAAAACTGCAATAAAATTATTGGAAGATTTTGGTAATTTTGAAAATATTCATACTAATATAGCAAACTCAAATTACTCAAAAGGAATTAAAGAAAAGATTTTAAGTGGTTATCAAGTAGGCAAAATGTGTTTTGAATTATCAAAATTAAATACAAATGTTTTTGATTTTGATACAAATGCTGATTCATATTTAATTAAATTAAACCTAAATAATGCTAACAAAACACTAGAAGAATTACAAATGCATACGGTAATAAAATGACTCAAAAAACTTATTTTAAAAAAATAG